From Alienimonas californiensis, a single genomic window includes:
- a CDS encoding LutC/YkgG family protein has protein sequence MIAPASPASDSRAALFKKLRGQLLEAVELPDLSAESWIRYDDPLAQFEEALKTVGGVSVRVPDAAAAQAHLKQSPVWSEAKQTVSLVEGVGETTEGLGAVPDVHELAGVDVAVFGGLFGVAENAAVWLDFSHSDHRGLCVLAQHLVLVVPASEIEHTMHGAYARLADADGSHRQKFGRGGFGMFVSGPSKTADIEQSLVIGAHGARSLTCYLLEEPDEQGASAP, from the coding sequence ATGATCGCCCCCGCCTCGCCTGCCTCCGACTCCCGCGCCGCCCTGTTCAAGAAGCTCCGCGGGCAGTTGCTCGAAGCGGTCGAACTGCCGGACCTCTCCGCGGAGAGCTGGATCCGGTACGACGACCCGCTCGCCCAGTTCGAGGAGGCGTTGAAGACGGTGGGCGGCGTCTCGGTGCGAGTCCCGGACGCCGCGGCGGCTCAGGCTCACCTCAAGCAGTCGCCGGTCTGGAGCGAAGCGAAACAGACGGTCTCGCTGGTGGAGGGCGTGGGCGAGACGACGGAGGGCCTCGGCGCCGTGCCGGACGTCCACGAATTGGCCGGGGTCGACGTGGCCGTGTTCGGCGGGTTGTTCGGAGTGGCGGAGAACGCGGCCGTCTGGTTGGACTTCTCGCACTCCGATCACCGCGGGCTGTGCGTGCTGGCCCAGCACCTCGTGCTGGTCGTCCCGGCGAGCGAGATCGAACACACCATGCACGGCGCCTATGCCCGGCTGGCGGACGCCGACGGGTCGCACCGGCAGAAGTTCGGCCGCGGGGGCTTCGGCATGTTCGTCTCCGGCCCCAGTAAAACGGCGGACATCGAGCAGTCCCTCGTCATCGGCGCCCACGGCGCCCGCTCGCTGACCTGCTACCTACTGGAAGAGCCCGACGAGCAGGGGGCGTCCGCCCCCTGA
- a CDS encoding lactate utilization protein B has protein sequence MTKTAEHPDRARAFVADDARAHWHDESLWFVRQKRDRQVHSVPEWERLRELASQVKRHAISRWPDYLEEFEKNATALGAKVHWAADAEEHNRIVLGILRDAGVKKITKSKSMLTEEVHLNPYLIKHGIDVTDTDLGERIVQLREETPSHIVLPAIHLKREDVSETFHDKIGTESGNADPAYLTEAARQHLREKFLGAEASITGVNFLVAETGGFVVCTNEGNADLGTSLPRLHIACTGIEKLVPRAADLAIYLRLLARSATGQPITTYTSHFHGPRPGGELHIVLVDNGRSDLANDPQFRDVLNCIRCGACMNTCPVYRRSGGHSYAATVPGPIGSVLNPLHALTPRIVRESEQGEGVEPREGEAGDAHGSLPFACSLCGSCTDVCPVKIPLHHQLLALRKTVGDRGLLPWGKRIGMKAAGKLLNSPKLFGVAGRLARKALPVLPRAAIYNRLNPWGVGRDLPPAPPKSFKQMWRDELKQEASSPGDPK, from the coding sequence ATGACCAAAACCGCCGAACATCCCGACCGCGCCCGCGCCTTCGTCGCCGACGACGCCCGCGCCCACTGGCACGACGAATCGCTCTGGTTCGTGCGTCAGAAACGCGACCGGCAGGTCCACTCCGTGCCGGAGTGGGAGCGTTTGCGGGAGCTCGCCAGCCAGGTCAAACGGCACGCGATCTCCCGCTGGCCGGACTACCTCGAGGAGTTCGAGAAAAACGCAACCGCCCTGGGGGCGAAAGTCCACTGGGCCGCCGACGCGGAGGAGCACAACCGCATCGTCCTCGGCATCCTGCGGGACGCGGGGGTGAAAAAGATCACCAAATCGAAATCGATGCTCACCGAGGAGGTGCACCTCAACCCGTACCTCATCAAGCACGGGATCGACGTCACGGACACCGACCTCGGCGAGCGGATCGTCCAACTGCGTGAAGAGACGCCCAGCCACATCGTGCTGCCGGCGATTCACCTGAAGCGGGAGGACGTCTCCGAAACGTTCCACGACAAAATCGGCACCGAATCCGGCAACGCGGACCCGGCCTACCTCACCGAGGCCGCCCGCCAGCACCTCCGCGAAAAGTTCCTGGGGGCGGAGGCCAGCATCACTGGCGTGAACTTCCTCGTCGCGGAGACCGGCGGGTTCGTCGTCTGCACCAACGAGGGCAACGCGGACCTCGGCACGAGCCTGCCGCGGTTGCACATCGCCTGCACCGGCATCGAAAAATTGGTGCCCCGGGCGGCGGACCTCGCGATCTATCTGCGATTGCTGGCCCGCAGCGCGACCGGCCAGCCGATCACAACTTATACCAGTCACTTCCACGGCCCCCGGCCGGGTGGGGAGCTGCACATTGTGCTGGTGGACAACGGCCGCAGCGATTTGGCGAACGACCCGCAGTTCCGCGACGTGCTCAACTGCATCCGTTGCGGGGCCTGCATGAACACCTGCCCGGTCTACCGCCGCAGCGGCGGGCACAGCTACGCCGCGACGGTCCCCGGCCCGATCGGCAGCGTGCTGAACCCGCTGCACGCCCTCACGCCGCGGATCGTCCGCGAGTCGGAGCAGGGCGAGGGCGTCGAGCCCCGCGAGGGCGAGGCCGGCGACGCCCACGGGTCGCTGCCGTTCGCCTGCAGCCTGTGCGGGAGTTGCACGGACGTCTGCCCGGTGAAGATCCCGCTGCACCATCAGTTATTGGCGCTCCGCAAGACCGTCGGCGACCGCGGCCTGCTGCCGTGGGGCAAGCGGATCGGGATGAAGGCGGCGGGCAAGTTGCTGAACTCCCCCAAGCTGTTCGGCGTCGCCGGCCGACTGGCCCGCAAGGCCCTCCCCGTGCTGCCGCGGGCGGCGATCTACAACCGGCTCAACCCCTGGGGCGTCGGCCGCGACCTCCCGCCGGCCCCGCCGAAGAGCTTCAAGCAGATGTGGCGGGACGAACTGAAACAGGAGGCGTCGTCGCCAGGCGATCCGAAATAG
- a CDS encoding (Fe-S)-binding protein, translated as MRVGLFIPCYIDQFYPRVGAAAVRVLRRFGGPDLHLEYPEGQVCCGQPMANAGLPHESQPLAETNLKALSGFDAVVCPSGSCTSMVRNHYAPFLEGHPGYEELQAKTYEFCEFLTDVLKVGSPAGRFPHKIGLHNGCHGLRELRLGSGSERNVAPFDKVRSLLTNLEGLTFAEPERPDECCGFGGTFAVQEEAVSVMMGKDKVADYRQAGTEALVSPDMSCLMHLEGVLRRGGDQTTRVLHVAEVLEEATREP; from the coding sequence GTGCGCGTCGGCCTGTTCATCCCCTGTTACATCGACCAGTTCTATCCCCGCGTGGGGGCGGCCGCGGTGCGGGTGTTGCGGCGATTCGGCGGGCCGGACCTGCATCTGGAGTACCCCGAGGGACAGGTCTGCTGCGGTCAGCCGATGGCCAACGCCGGGCTGCCGCACGAATCGCAGCCGCTGGCGGAGACGAACCTCAAGGCCCTCAGCGGGTTCGACGCGGTCGTTTGCCCCAGCGGGTCCTGCACCTCCATGGTGCGCAATCATTACGCTCCGTTCCTGGAGGGGCATCCGGGCTACGAGGAACTGCAGGCCAAGACGTACGAGTTCTGCGAGTTCCTCACCGACGTGCTGAAAGTCGGCAGCCCGGCGGGGCGGTTCCCACACAAGATCGGCCTGCACAACGGCTGTCACGGCCTGCGGGAGTTGCGGCTGGGCAGCGGCAGCGAACGGAACGTGGCGCCGTTCGACAAAGTCCGTTCCCTGCTGACGAACCTGGAGGGCCTGACCTTCGCCGAGCCGGAGCGCCCGGACGAGTGCTGCGGGTTCGGCGGGACCTTTGCGGTGCAGGAGGAGGCCGTCAGCGTGATGATGGGTAAGGATAAGGTCGCCGATTACCGGCAGGCCGGCACGGAGGCGCTGGTCAGCCCGGACATGAGCTGCCTGATGCACCTCGAAGGCGTGCTCCGCCGCGGCGGCGACCAGACCACCCGGGTCCTGCACGTCGCCGAAGTACTGGAGGAGGCCACGCGGGAGCCGTGA
- a CDS encoding nucleotidyl transferase AbiEii/AbiGii toxin family protein — protein sequence MSLYDEFFAAVTALEAAGVPYCVIGGLAVSLWARPRATEDIDLLTLPETVDDAAEVIESLGYFESAQPWTFSASGITLRRFMKTAGEDYLILDLMFRDSADYRAIVANAEQRRQPAGVVRVISRGDLIAMKRAAGRPQDLADVAALEALQDDSEEATW from the coding sequence TTGAGTTTGTACGACGAATTCTTCGCAGCGGTCACGGCACTGGAAGCGGCGGGCGTCCCCTACTGCGTAATCGGCGGGCTGGCGGTTTCCCTGTGGGCGCGACCGCGGGCGACGGAGGACATCGACCTCTTGACCCTCCCGGAAACGGTCGACGACGCGGCCGAAGTGATCGAGTCGCTCGGCTACTTCGAGAGCGCCCAGCCGTGGACCTTTTCGGCCAGCGGCATCACGCTGCGGCGGTTCATGAAAACCGCGGGGGAGGACTACCTGATTCTCGACCTGATGTTCCGCGACTCAGCCGACTACCGGGCGATCGTAGCGAATGCGGAGCAGCGCCGGCAGCCGGCGGGCGTCGTTCGGGTGATCTCCCGCGGCGACCTGATCGCCATGAAGCGAGCCGCCGGCCGTCCGCAGGATCTGGCCGACGTCGCCGCCCTCGAAGCCCTCCAAGACGACTCCGAAGAGGCAACGTGGTGA
- a CDS encoding sulfatase family protein, protein MRRLALALLFLTSGGVAVGAPQPPSEELRSDAAQPAAQSEGEAADRPNILFAFADDWGRYAGAYAALDGDARNDLSKATGFATPNFDQIAGNGVLFTHAYVNAPSCTPCRSSLLTGRPFYTTGLGAILNGAQWDGSIKSYPEALEEGGYFVGQTYKVWSPGTPNDAPIGGNRTAYEKAGGRFNGFSKIVSKANDPDAAGTELYKEVLDNFTAFLKDAEDSGKPWHYWFGPTNVHRTWAQGSGKKIWGIEPDSLKGKMPPFLPDVPEVRQDFADYLGEVMAFDNALGVLLKELKDRGELENTVIAVSGDHGAPGFPRGKTNLYDFGVAVPLAIAGPGVSAGLDANGRVVTDFVTLPDLAPTFLDIAGVPLPEGMTAHSLAPVLVTDEEDRVDEARDAAFFGRERHVASAREGYLPYPQRGIRTDDYLYIRNFAPDRWPQGTAPGYGLPGEMPDERALNSNTRAAFPDVDAGPTKAWTILHRDDNEATKRAFELGYLRRPGEELYAIAEDPHQMKNLADDPAHAQAKAELSARLMEHLKANGDPRVTGDGSTFDKPPFAAQEGYERLQNGGMKRSGGG, encoded by the coding sequence TTGCGCCGCCTCGCCCTCGCCCTGCTGTTCCTCACCTCCGGCGGGGTCGCCGTCGGCGCTCCGCAGCCGCCGTCCGAGGAGCTTCGCTCCGACGCCGCACAGCCCGCGGCACAGTCGGAGGGGGAGGCGGCGGACCGGCCGAACATTCTGTTCGCCTTCGCGGACGATTGGGGCCGTTACGCCGGCGCCTACGCCGCCCTCGACGGCGACGCCCGCAACGACCTGTCCAAAGCGACCGGCTTCGCCACGCCGAACTTCGATCAGATCGCGGGCAACGGCGTCCTCTTCACCCACGCCTACGTCAACGCCCCCAGTTGCACGCCCTGCCGCAGTTCCCTGCTGACCGGCCGGCCGTTCTACACGACCGGATTGGGCGCGATCCTCAACGGGGCGCAGTGGGACGGCTCCATCAAGAGCTACCCCGAAGCCCTGGAGGAGGGCGGCTACTTCGTCGGGCAGACCTACAAGGTCTGGAGCCCCGGCACCCCGAACGACGCCCCCATCGGCGGCAACCGCACCGCCTACGAGAAGGCCGGCGGACGGTTTAACGGATTCTCCAAGATCGTCTCCAAGGCCAACGACCCCGACGCCGCCGGTACGGAGTTGTACAAAGAAGTCCTCGACAACTTCACCGCCTTCCTGAAGGACGCGGAGGACTCCGGCAAGCCGTGGCACTACTGGTTCGGGCCCACCAACGTGCACCGCACCTGGGCGCAGGGCAGCGGCAAGAAAATCTGGGGCATCGAACCGGACAGCCTGAAGGGCAAGATGCCGCCCTTCCTGCCGGACGTCCCGGAGGTGCGGCAGGACTTCGCCGATTACCTCGGCGAGGTGATGGCCTTCGACAACGCCCTTGGCGTGCTGCTGAAGGAGCTGAAAGACCGCGGCGAGCTGGAGAACACCGTGATCGCCGTCAGCGGGGACCACGGCGCCCCCGGCTTCCCCCGCGGGAAAACGAACCTGTACGACTTCGGCGTCGCGGTCCCGTTGGCGATCGCCGGGCCGGGCGTCTCCGCGGGGCTGGACGCCAACGGGCGGGTCGTCACGGACTTCGTCACCCTGCCGGACCTCGCCCCCACGTTCTTGGACATCGCCGGCGTGCCGCTGCCGGAGGGCATGACCGCCCACAGCCTGGCGCCGGTCCTCGTCACCGATGAGGAAGACCGCGTGGACGAGGCCCGCGACGCGGCGTTCTTCGGCCGGGAACGGCACGTCGCCAGCGCCCGCGAGGGCTACCTGCCCTATCCCCAGCGCGGCATTCGCACCGACGACTACCTCTACATCCGCAACTTCGCCCCGGACCGCTGGCCGCAGGGCACCGCCCCCGGCTACGGCCTACCGGGCGAGATGCCGGACGAGCGGGCCCTCAACAGCAACACCCGGGCCGCCTTCCCCGACGTCGACGCCGGCCCCACCAAGGCGTGGACGATCCTGCACCGCGACGACAACGAGGCGACGAAGCGGGCCTTCGAACTCGGCTACCTGCGGCGCCCCGGCGAGGAGCTGTACGCCATCGCGGAGGACCCCCACCAGATGAAGAACCTCGCCGACGATCCCGCCCACGCGCAGGCGAAGGCGGAGTTGTCCGCGCGGCTGATGGAGCATCTGAAGGCCAACGGCGATCCGCGGGTCACCGGGGACGGTTCGACTTTCGATAAGCCGCCCTTCGCCGCTCAAGAGGGCTACGAACGGCTGCAGAATGGCGGGATGAAGCGGTCCGGCGGCGGCTGA
- a CDS encoding site-2 protease family protein, with the protein MTDTLFSLAAAAPPLGVAAPLAAFSLSGLFAKLLSLLWVALGLGLVIFFHELGHFAVAKWCGVRVERFSIGFGPVLFSKTRGETEYALSAFPLGGYVKMLGQDDIDPSQLTSDEIAEDPRSYSAKPVWQRMAIISAGVTMNLITAVVFFAVALWLGMQAPSAVVGQVTTGGPAWTAGVEPGDILRNVGGRKVITFNDVALATALSWGDTLPLRGYRADGTRFELELDPDDSGTRRTAGFAPSLGLTLGTLSAESKSAVHPTSPAAAVADRVRPGDELIAARVLPAPAPPADGDAEEGEDGAAEPAATEAVPLTSFINYSAVVGAAADRPIEFTLRRPDADDPDATGETFSVTVGPTPVRSLGLRVSPQPIAAIRAGSPAEAAGLRVGDELSKVDGRDVGLDLDPLRLPNAFFERAGEAVPVEVVRTGEDGGPSVVKLTITPDARPGWISRPSAPTEPLDVPALGAAFHLNPVITEVTPGGPADRAGLKANDKIVAATFTAPKPAAGEEGREAIKIPFENEKVEDWNPFAYVFTLAQELPEDTLTLTVKRDGTQQTVTLTPAPADDWYFPTRGFLLPRELIERRSDSAADALRDGLRETRTVVEQMYLTLGSLLTGRLSIKNLRGPPGIISEGMRIADNGPADFLHFLGFLSVNLAVLNFLPIPVLDGGHMVWLMWEAVTRKKPSEGLVIGAAYVGLGMIVLLMLTVIYLDIFEHNVFGWG; encoded by the coding sequence GTGACGGACACTCTGTTTTCGCTCGCCGCGGCCGCCCCGCCGCTCGGCGTCGCCGCCCCGCTCGCCGCGTTCTCGCTGAGCGGGCTGTTCGCCAAATTGCTCAGCCTGCTGTGGGTCGCCCTGGGGCTGGGGCTGGTCATCTTCTTTCACGAACTCGGCCACTTCGCCGTCGCCAAGTGGTGCGGGGTGCGGGTGGAGCGGTTCAGCATCGGCTTCGGGCCGGTGTTGTTCTCCAAGACCCGCGGGGAGACGGAGTACGCGCTGTCCGCGTTCCCGCTGGGCGGCTACGTCAAGATGCTGGGCCAGGACGACATCGACCCCTCCCAGCTGACCAGCGACGAGATCGCCGAGGACCCGCGCAGCTACAGCGCCAAGCCGGTCTGGCAGCGGATGGCGATCATCAGCGCCGGGGTGACGATGAACCTGATCACCGCGGTGGTGTTTTTCGCGGTTGCCCTGTGGCTGGGCATGCAGGCGCCGTCGGCGGTCGTCGGTCAGGTGACGACCGGCGGGCCGGCCTGGACCGCGGGTGTGGAGCCGGGCGACATCCTGCGGAACGTGGGCGGGCGGAAGGTAATCACCTTCAACGATGTGGCCCTCGCCACCGCCCTCTCCTGGGGCGACACCCTGCCGCTGCGGGGCTACCGGGCGGACGGAACCCGCTTCGAGTTGGAACTCGACCCGGACGACTCCGGCACCCGCCGCACCGCGGGCTTTGCGCCCTCCCTAGGCCTGACGCTGGGAACGCTCTCGGCCGAGAGCAAGTCGGCCGTGCACCCGACCTCCCCCGCCGCCGCCGTCGCGGACCGCGTGCGGCCGGGCGACGAACTGATCGCCGCCCGGGTCCTCCCCGCCCCCGCACCGCCCGCCGACGGCGACGCCGAAGAGGGTGAAGACGGCGCCGCCGAACCGGCCGCGACGGAGGCCGTGCCGCTGACCTCGTTCATCAACTACTCCGCGGTCGTCGGGGCGGCGGCGGATCGGCCGATTGAGTTCACCCTCCGCCGTCCGGACGCGGACGATCCTGACGCGACGGGCGAGACGTTCTCCGTCACCGTCGGCCCCACGCCGGTGCGGTCCCTGGGCCTGCGGGTTTCGCCTCAGCCGATCGCCGCCATCCGGGCCGGCTCCCCCGCCGAGGCCGCCGGGCTGCGGGTCGGCGACGAACTGTCGAAGGTCGACGGCCGGGACGTGGGGCTGGACCTCGACCCGCTGCGGCTGCCGAACGCGTTCTTCGAGCGGGCCGGCGAGGCGGTGCCGGTGGAGGTCGTGCGGACCGGCGAGGACGGCGGGCCGTCCGTCGTCAAGCTGACGATCACCCCCGACGCCCGCCCGGGCTGGATCTCCCGCCCCTCTGCCCCCACCGAACCGCTGGACGTGCCGGCCCTGGGCGCCGCGTTCCACCTCAACCCGGTCATCACGGAAGTCACGCCCGGCGGCCCCGCGGACCGGGCCGGCCTGAAGGCGAACGACAAGATCGTCGCCGCCACCTTCACCGCCCCCAAGCCCGCCGCCGGCGAAGAGGGCCGCGAGGCGATCAAAATCCCCTTCGAGAACGAGAAGGTGGAGGACTGGAACCCGTTCGCCTACGTGTTCACCCTCGCCCAGGAACTGCCGGAGGACACGCTCACGTTGACGGTAAAACGCGACGGGACGCAGCAGACCGTCACGCTGACGCCGGCCCCCGCCGACGACTGGTACTTCCCCACCCGCGGCTTCCTCCTGCCGCGCGAGTTGATCGAACGGCGGAGCGATTCCGCCGCCGACGCCCTCCGCGACGGCCTCCGCGAGACCCGCACCGTCGTGGAGCAGATGTACCTCACGCTCGGCAGCCTGCTGACCGGCCGGCTGAGCATTAAAAACCTTCGCGGCCCGCCGGGGATTATCTCTGAGGGGATGCGGATCGCCGACAACGGGCCGGCGGACTTCCTGCACTTCCTGGGGTTCCTCAGCGTAAACCTGGCGGTGCTGAACTTCCTGCCGATCCCCGTGCTGGACGGCGGCCACATGGTCTGGCTGATGTGGGAGGCCGTCACCCGCAAGAAGCCCAGCGAGGGCCTGGTAATCGGCGCCGCCTACGTCGGGCTGGGGATGATCGTGCTGTTGATGCTCACGGTGATTTACCTGGACATCTTCGAGCACAACGTCTTCGGCTGGGGCTGA
- the deoC gene encoding deoxyribose-phosphate aldolase translates to MVPFDSSQPDWTLPDLAGLIDHALLAPTLTAADYDRGCDLAAAYQVASVCVSPHKIADVARRLRGTGVKVGTVIGFPHGLHASAIKAAEARTALADGAVELDMVVNVSRIKTGDWDYVSRDIAAVTAAAREAGAKTKVIFETGHLTDPEKIKLCELCGVAGADWVKTSTGFGPGGATDHDLNLMRQHAPPGVQVKASGGIKTLDRLLEVRALGVTRAGMSGTAAVLGEACDRLGLPRRWSEPATDGAY, encoded by the coding sequence ATGGTTCCCTTCGACTCCTCCCAACCGGACTGGACGCTGCCTGACCTCGCCGGGTTGATCGACCATGCCCTGCTGGCGCCCACGCTGACCGCCGCGGACTACGACCGCGGCTGCGACCTCGCCGCGGCCTATCAGGTCGCCAGCGTGTGCGTCTCCCCGCATAAAATCGCCGACGTCGCCCGCCGGCTCCGCGGGACCGGGGTGAAGGTCGGCACGGTGATCGGCTTCCCCCACGGCCTGCACGCCTCGGCGATCAAAGCCGCCGAGGCCCGCACGGCGCTGGCCGACGGGGCCGTCGAACTGGACATGGTCGTCAACGTCTCCCGCATTAAAACCGGCGATTGGGACTACGTCTCCCGCGATATCGCCGCCGTCACCGCCGCGGCCCGCGAGGCGGGGGCGAAGACGAAGGTGATCTTCGAAACCGGCCATCTGACCGACCCGGAGAAGATTAAATTGTGCGAACTCTGCGGCGTCGCCGGGGCGGACTGGGTGAAGACCAGCACCGGCTTCGGCCCCGGCGGGGCGACCGATCACGACCTCAACCTGATGCGGCAACACGCCCCGCCGGGCGTGCAGGTGAAGGCCAGCGGCGGGATCAAGACGCTGGACCGGCTGCTGGAAGTGCGGGCGCTGGGCGTGACCCGGGCCGGGATGAGCGGCACCGCCGCCGTGCTTGGCGAAGCCTGCGACCGCCTCGGCCTGCCCCGGCGGTGGAGCGAGCCCGCGACCGACGGCGCCTACTGA
- a CDS encoding pyridoxal phosphate-dependent decarboxylase family protein: MPPTPALNSSSAALAAARGRIAPAYDAGLFRESGHAACDALADHLARSLANEGPVLNWHAPADNVAAAAAALRGEPAGSPDDIAGRVRGLIETALSRGQNLHSPRYIGHQVPASVPIAGLFDAVGSVTNQPMAIYEMGPFVSAAEEACVAALGAKLGYAPGTFAGFVTHGGSLANTTCLLTARNVLFKECWENGVPRTGPAPVIVAHGESHYCMARAAGLLGLGTRQVVKAALNDRRQIDPVRLDETLTGLRAEGVPIVAVAAGACATPVGAFDDLNAVADVCEKHHVWLHVDAAHGGAAAFSPKHRHLLDGVERADSVIWDAHKMLFVPALCAFVFYKNREHRFEAFRQDAPYLFDPSDPGLAEHDSGMKTLECTKRAAALGLWGTWATFGEGLFRDLVDVTFALARSLYEKLSAAEDFEPLNDPQCNIVAFRHVPDFLKDADDATLGRFQHDLRRDLVRSGRFYIVPTAKDGVPALRCTVMNPLTTEAHLDELMNELRTRGRRLGGHDE, encoded by the coding sequence ATGCCCCCCACGCCCGCCCTGAATTCCTCATCCGCCGCCCTCGCCGCCGCCCGCGGCCGCATCGCCCCGGCCTACGACGCGGGGCTGTTTCGGGAGTCCGGCCACGCCGCCTGCGACGCCCTCGCTGATCACCTCGCCCGCAGCCTGGCGAACGAGGGGCCGGTGCTGAACTGGCACGCCCCGGCCGACAACGTCGCCGCCGCGGCCGCCGCGCTGCGGGGGGAGCCGGCGGGGTCCCCCGACGACATCGCCGGCCGGGTGCGGGGGTTGATCGAAACGGCGCTCAGTCGCGGGCAAAACCTGCATTCGCCGCGGTATATCGGCCATCAGGTGCCGGCCAGCGTGCCGATCGCCGGGCTGTTCGACGCCGTCGGCAGCGTGACGAACCAGCCCATGGCGATCTACGAGATGGGCCCCTTCGTCAGCGCCGCGGAGGAGGCCTGCGTGGCGGCGCTGGGGGCGAAGCTCGGTTACGCCCCCGGCACGTTCGCCGGCTTCGTCACCCACGGCGGGAGCCTCGCCAATACGACCTGCCTGCTGACCGCCCGCAACGTTTTATTCAAAGAGTGCTGGGAAAACGGCGTTCCCCGCACCGGCCCGGCGCCCGTGATCGTCGCCCACGGGGAGAGCCACTACTGCATGGCCCGGGCCGCCGGCCTGCTGGGGCTGGGTACCCGGCAGGTCGTCAAAGCGGCGCTGAACGATCGCCGGCAGATCGACCCGGTCCGGCTGGACGAGACGCTAACCGGCCTGCGGGCGGAGGGCGTGCCGATCGTGGCCGTCGCCGCCGGAGCCTGCGCCACGCCGGTGGGGGCGTTCGACGATCTGAACGCCGTCGCGGACGTCTGCGAGAAACACCACGTCTGGCTGCACGTCGACGCCGCCCACGGCGGGGCCGCGGCGTTCTCGCCGAAGCACCGGCACCTGTTAGACGGCGTCGAGCGGGCGGACAGCGTCATCTGGGACGCCCACAAAATGCTGTTTGTCCCCGCCCTGTGCGCGTTCGTCTTCTATAAGAACCGGGAGCATCGGTTCGAGGCCTTCCGGCAGGACGCCCCCTATTTATTCGACCCCTCCGACCCCGGCCTGGCGGAGCACGACAGCGGGATGAAAACGCTCGAATGCACCAAGCGGGCCGCCGCCTTGGGGCTGTGGGGCACGTGGGCGACCTTCGGCGAAGGGTTGTTCCGCGACCTCGTCGACGTGACCTTCGCCCTCGCCCGCAGTCTCTATGAGAAGCTGTCCGCCGCGGAGGACTTCGAACCGCTCAACGATCCGCAGTGCAACATCGTCGCCTTCCGGCATGTACCGGACTTTTTAAAGGACGCCGACGACGCGACGCTCGGGCGGTTTCAGCACGATCTGCGGCGGGACCTCGTGCGGAGCGGGCGATTTTATATCGTCCCCACCGCGAAGGACGGCGTGCCGGCGCTGCGGTGCACGGTGATGAACCCGCTGACGACGGAGGCTCATCTGGACGAATTAATGAACGAACTGCGGACCCGCGGCCGGCGGCTGGGAGGACACGATGAATAG